A window from Dromaius novaehollandiae isolate bDroNov1 chromosome 1, bDroNov1.hap1, whole genome shotgun sequence encodes these proteins:
- the LOC135327237 gene encoding ankyrin repeat domain-containing protein 7-like — translation MKRLLGLFGKGPPARGSASLPCMGAAYELRENELGKLHRAAASGDLAQVRRPRWLLRPGLNGRDQAKRTPLHLACANGHAEVVSYLVERKCKLNPRDNFERSPLMKAVQCQQEQCVAILLAHGADPNLADALGNTALHLAALAPNTSLAGQLLEHNAHIDAQNKVGYTPLALAVSEHHKEMVEFLLRKGADVHTRDQPERTPLMLAASAGDMSIIEVLLGYSADLSQKDILGRTAEDYAATSGHAHVSQHLADCTEKKNAGEASAGGTRGMPVLSTPPGAGAAGFALGACALAGGVRDDISHGYFVSLLEEEESDDSLPACEKERRCLAAKMRCLALGVGCDEESDSGAETPPVLLEMQACLIFKRALFLSVTFERLSQMLSVKSYCSLVRCDSGLKCESEEREGGLTKVV, via the exons atgaagaGGCTCCTGGGGCTCTTCGGCAAGGGGCCGCCTGCGCGCGGCAGCGCTTCCCTGCCCTGCATGGGCGCCGCCTACGAGCTCCGCGAGAATGAGCTGGGCAAGCTGCACCGCGCGGCCGCCAGCGGCGACCTGGCGCAGGTGCGGCGGCCACGGTGGCTGCTGAGACCCGGCCTCAACGGGCGGGACCAGGCGAAGCG gaCACCTCTGCATCTTGCTTGCGCTAATGGACATGCGGAGGTTGTTTCGTACTTAGTAGAGAGGAAGTGCAAGCTCAATCCTCGTGATAATTTTGAGAGATCGCCACTGATGAAG GCGGTACAGTGCCAGCAAGAACAATGTGTCGCCATTCTGCTAGCGCATGGTGCCGACCCTAATCTTGCAGATGCTCTCGGCAACACTGCCCTTCAcctcgctgcccttgctcctaaCACCTCTCTAGCAGGGCAGTTACTGGAGCACAATGCCCATATTGATGCGCAGAATAAG GTGGGATACACGCCCCTCGCTCTTGCCGTGTCCGAGCATCACAAAGAGATGGTGGAGTTCCTGCTTAGAAAAGGAGCTGACGTGCACACTCGAGATCAGCCTGAAAG GACCCCTCTtatgcttgctgcttctgctggggaCATGAGCATCATAGAAGTTCTTCTTGGCTACAGTGCTGATCTTTCCCAGAAAGACATTCTGGGACGGACAGCAGAAGATTATGCTGCTACTTCTGGGCACGCTCA TGTTAGTCAACACCTGGCAgactgcacagagaagaaaaatgcggGAGAAGCTTCTGCAGGCGGCACAAGAGGCATGCCAGTGCTTAGCACGCCtcctggagcaggagctgctggctttgcattgGGTGCCTGTGCTCTGGCTGGCGGAG TGAGAGACGACATTTCGCATGGCTACTTTGTAAG cctgttggaggaagaggagagtgaTGACAGCCTTCCTGCTTGTGAGAAAGAAAGACGCTGTTTAGCTGCCAAG ATGAGGTGTTTGGCGTTGGGAGTGGGCTGTGATGAAGAATCCGATTCTGGTGCTGAAACCCCCCCTGTACTGCTGGAGATGCAGGCATGTTTGATTTTTAAGCGGgctctgtttctttcagtgacCTTTGAGAGACTGTCGCAGATGTTGTCTGTGAAGAGCTACTGCAGCCTAGTAAGATGTGATAGTGgtttgaagtgtgaaagtgaggaaagagaaggaggcttgactaaggttgtctga
- the LOC135327238 gene encoding ankyrin repeat domain-containing protein 7-like — protein sequence MKAVQCQQEQCVAILLAHGADPNLADALGNTALHLAALAPNTSLAGQLLEHNAHIDAQNKVGYTPLALAVSEHHKEMVEFLLRKGADVHTRDQPERTPLMLAASAGDMSIIEVLLGYSADLSQKDILGRTAEDYAATSGHAHVSQHLADCTEKKNAGEASAGGTRGMPVLSTPPGAGAAGFALGACALAGGVRDDISHGYFVSLMEEEESDDSLPACEKERRCLAAKMRCLALGVGCDEESDSGAETPPVLLEMQACLIFKRALFLSVTFERLSQMLSVKSYCSLEESPEGEGEEAAGGPPAANAAEAPAGVRGGVT from the exons ATGAAG GCGGTACAGTGCCAGCAAGAACAATGTGTCGCCATTCTGCTAGCGCATGGTGCCGACCCTAATCTTGCAGATGCTCTCGGCAACACTGCCCTTCAcctcgctgcccttgctcctaaCACCTCTCTAGCAGGGCAGTTACTGGAGCACAATGCCCATATTGATGCGCAGAATAAG GTGGGATACACGCCCCTCGCTCTTGCCGTGTCCGAGCATCACAAAGAGATGGTGGAGTTCCTGCTTAGAAAAGGAGCTGACGTGCACACTCGAGATCAGCCTGAAAG GACCCCTCTtatgcttgctgcttctgctggggaCATGAGCATCATAGAAGTTCTTCTTGGCTACAGTGCTGATCTTTCCCAGAAAGACATTCTGGGACGGACAGCAGAAGATTATGCTGCTACTTCTGGGCACGCTCA TGTTAGTCAACACCTGGCAgactgcacagagaagaaaaatgcggGAGAAGCTTCTGCAGGCGGCACAAGAGGCATGCCAGTGCTTAGCACGCCtcctggagcaggagctgctggctttgcattgGGTGCCTGTGCTCTGGCTGGCGGAG TGAGAGACGACATTTCGCATGGCTACTTTGTAAG cctgatggaggaagaggagagtgaTGACAGCCTTCCTGCTTGTGAGAAAGAAAGACGCTGTTTAGCTGCCAAG ATGAGGTGTTTGGCGTTGGGAGTGGGCTGTGATGAAGAATCCGATTCTGGTGCTGAAACCCCCCCTGTACTGCTGGAGATGCAGGCATGTTTGATTTTTAAGCGGgctctgtttctttcagtgacCTTTGAGAGACTGTCGCAGATGTTGTCTGTGAAGAGCTACTGCAGCCTA gaggagtcacctgaaggggagggagaggaggctgctggtggTCCTCCAGctgcgaatgctgcagaagcccctgctggtgtgagag gaggagtcacctga
- the LOC135327239 gene encoding ankyrin repeat domain-containing protein 26-like: MKKLVEWKRPAEARLEQEMRRNMELQKECNRSRRLLERAMKKLRAYERRESESQSDFQGAMEDTRSGRGSEVGRLRTKVRELSHWLATERRRSRQLEKANEGLREELAWLHGSCDKLRKRKQHLEEEVVVLRRHLEAKMMDRSHVEVYKKEAEQRAGRELRQKLQEVNLFLQTQAATQDRVERIRAATEASTVGRLQQRIRDLEDELALTKRLQRARANVGLAEAGAAHRHECCRSRSLTTNPVGNASSVADRVEAHMAEVRHCKPMLFSNYL; encoded by the exons ATGAAGAAGCTGGTAGAGTGGAAGCGACCAGCAGAAGCCCGACTGgagcaggaaatgagaagaaacatggaACTGCAGAAAGAATGCAACAG GTCCAGGAGGCTTCTTGAAAGAGCTATGAAGAAACTGAGGGCGTATGAGAGGCGAGAGAGTGAGTCCCAGTCGGATTTCCAGGGCGCAATGGAGGACACGCGTTCTGGAAGGGGCAGCGAAGTTGGTAGATTAAGAACAAAG GTCCGTGAACTTTCCCACTGGCTGGCGACAGAGCGGAGAAGGTCGAGGCagctagaaaaagcaaatgaaggctTGCGCGAAGAGTTGGCTTGGCTGCATGGGAGCTGTGACAAACTGCGCAAGAGGAAGCAGCATCTGGAAGAAGAGGTGGTTGTCCTCAGGCGTCATTTAGAGGCCAAGATGATGGATCGCAGCCACGTAGAAGTCTATAAAAAggaggctgaacaaagagctgggcGAGAGCTAAGGCAAAAACTGCAGGAAGTCAATCTCTTTCTGCAG ACACAGGCAGCCACCCAGGACCGAGTGGAACGCATAAGAGCTGCTACTGAAGCTTCCACGGTAGGCCGACTGCAGCAGAGAATTAGGGATTTAGAAGATGAATTGGCTCTCACAAAACGCCTGCAGCGAGCCAGAGCTAATGTGGGGCTTGCGGAAGCTGGTGCTGCACATCGTCACGAGTGCTGCAGGAGCCGCTCTTTGACGACGAACCCCGTGGGCAATGCTTCCTCTGTGGCAGACCGAGTGGAAGCTCATATGGCTGAGGTAAGGCATTGTAAACCCATGTTATTCTCGAATTACCTTTAA